The following coding sequences are from one Bradyrhizobium sp. WSM471 window:
- the rpoC gene encoding DNA-directed RNA polymerase subunit beta', producing the protein MNQEIMNLFNPTTPAQVFDQIRISIASPEKILSWSYGEIKKPETINYRTFKPERDGLFCARIFGPIKDYECLCGKYKRMKYKGIICEKCSVEVTLSRVRRERMGHIELAAPVAHIWFLKSLPSRIGLLLDMTLKDLERILYFEYYVVLEPGLTALKDRQLLSEDEYLKAQDEYGQDSFTAMIGAEAIRELLKGMDLEKLELTLRAEMQETDSDIKHKKLAKRLKIVEAFRHSGNKPEWMIMTVVPVIPPDLRPLVPLDGGRFATSDLNDLYRRVINRNNRLKRLMELRAPDIIIRNEKRMLQEAVDALFDNGRRGRVITGANKRPLKSLADMLKGKQGRFRQNLLGKRVDYSGRSVIVVGPELRLHQCGLPKKMALELFKPFIYSRLDAKGLSTTVKQAKKLVEKERPEVWDILDEVIREHPVLLNRAPTLHRLGIQAFEPVLIEGKAIQLHPLVCAAFNADFDGDQMAVHVPLSLEAQLEARVLMMSTNNILHPANGQPIIVPSQDIVLGLYYVSIMREGLPGEGKIFGEMAELEHALHAKVIHLHTKIKYRWEGIDDTGKISKRWIETTAGRVMLGNLLPKNPRVPYEIINKLMTKREISGVIDQVYRHCGQKETVIFCDRIMALGFYNAFKAGISFGKDDMVVPHSKWKIVDTTRTLAKDFEQQYNDGLITHGEKYNKVVDAWSKATEEIAKAMMKEISSTKKTASGADADINSIYMMAHSGARGSPAQMRQLAGMRGLMAKPSGEIIETPIISNFKEGLSVLEYFNSTHGARKGLADTALKTANSGYLTRRLVDVAQDCIITQDDCGTKLGIKMRAIVDAGTVVASLGSRILGRTACEDVRDSTGKVIFKRGTLMEESHLDAIHQGGVQEVKIRSALTCELVNGICGKCYGRDLARGTPVNHGEAVGVIAAQSIGEPGTQLTMRTFHIGGAAQLNEQSFVESNFDGKIVIRNKAIARNSEGHLVAMVRNMVIAIVDADGTERATHRIQYGSRLHVDEGDMVKRGQRIVEWDPYTRPLLTEVEGTIGFEDLVEGQSISETLDEATGIAKRVVIDWRSMRGGGDLRPAIVIKGKDGKVLKLARGGDARYMLSVDGILSVDVGAKVQAGDILARVSTESAKTRDITGGLPRVAELFEARRPKDAAIIAEIAGTIRFGRDYKNKRRISIEPMDKTDEPREYLIPKGKHIHLQDGDVVEKGDFIVEGNPAPHDILAVKGIEELAAYLVNEIQEVYRLQGVLINDKHIEVIVRQMLQKVEVTDQGDTDMISGEQIDKIEFDQINAKAKEEGKKIATGTPVLLGITKASLQTRSFFSAASFQETTRVLTEAAVNGKVDPLEGLKENVIVGRLIPAGTGASMAKIREVAVKRDKMILDEREKQAAVVPPAPEVEPMALPPAE; encoded by the coding sequence ATGAACCAAGAAATTATGAATCTCTTTAATCCGACGACGCCGGCTCAGGTCTTCGACCAGATCCGGATCTCGATCGCGAGCCCCGAGAAGATTCTGTCCTGGTCGTACGGCGAGATCAAGAAGCCGGAAACCATCAACTACCGTACCTTCAAGCCCGAGCGCGACGGCCTGTTCTGCGCCCGCATCTTCGGGCCGATCAAGGACTACGAGTGCTTGTGCGGCAAGTACAAGCGCATGAAGTACAAGGGCATCATCTGCGAGAAGTGCTCGGTCGAGGTCACGCTGTCGCGCGTCCGGCGCGAGCGCATGGGCCATATCGAGCTCGCAGCCCCCGTCGCCCACATCTGGTTCCTGAAGTCGCTGCCCTCGCGCATCGGCCTCCTGCTCGACATGACGTTGAAGGATCTCGAGCGGATCCTCTACTTCGAATATTACGTCGTGCTCGAGCCGGGCCTCACCGCGCTGAAGGACCGTCAGCTCTTGTCGGAAGACGAGTACCTGAAGGCGCAGGACGAATACGGCCAGGATTCCTTCACCGCCATGATCGGCGCGGAAGCGATCCGCGAGCTGCTCAAGGGCATGGATCTCGAGAAGCTCGAGCTGACCTTGCGCGCGGAGATGCAGGAGACCGACTCCGACATCAAGCACAAGAAGCTCGCCAAGCGCCTGAAGATCGTGGAAGCGTTCCGCCACTCCGGCAACAAGCCGGAATGGATGATCATGACCGTGGTCCCGGTGATTCCGCCGGACCTGCGTCCGCTTGTGCCGCTGGACGGCGGCCGTTTCGCGACCTCGGACCTCAACGACCTCTACCGCCGCGTCATCAACCGCAACAACCGTTTGAAGCGGCTGATGGAGCTGCGCGCGCCGGACATCATCATCCGCAACGAGAAGCGCATGCTTCAGGAGGCCGTCGACGCGCTGTTCGACAACGGCCGCCGCGGCCGCGTCATCACGGGTGCCAACAAGCGTCCGCTGAAGTCGCTCGCCGACATGCTCAAGGGCAAGCAGGGCCGGTTCCGTCAGAACCTGCTCGGCAAGCGCGTCGACTATTCGGGCCGTTCGGTGATCGTGGTCGGTCCCGAGCTGCGCCTGCATCAGTGCGGCCTGCCGAAGAAGATGGCGCTCGAGCTGTTCAAGCCGTTCATCTACTCGCGGCTTGACGCCAAGGGTCTGTCCACGACCGTGAAGCAGGCCAAGAAGCTGGTCGAGAAGGAGCGGCCCGAGGTCTGGGACATCCTGGACGAGGTCATTCGCGAGCATCCGGTGCTGCTCAACCGCGCACCGACGCTGCATCGCCTCGGCATCCAGGCGTTCGAGCCCGTGCTGATCGAGGGCAAGGCGATCCAGCTCCACCCGCTGGTCTGCGCCGCGTTCAACGCCGACTTCGACGGCGACCAGATGGCCGTGCACGTTCCGCTGTCGCTCGAAGCGCAGCTGGAAGCGCGCGTCCTGATGATGTCGACCAACAACATCCTGCATCCGGCGAACGGCCAGCCGATCATCGTGCCGTCGCAGGACATCGTGCTCGGTCTCTACTACGTCTCTATCATGCGCGAAGGCCTGCCCGGCGAGGGCAAGATCTTCGGCGAGATGGCGGAGCTCGAGCACGCGCTGCACGCGAAGGTCATCCACCTCCACACCAAGATCAAGTACCGGTGGGAAGGCATCGACGATACCGGCAAGATATCCAAGCGCTGGATCGAGACCACCGCCGGCCGCGTCATGCTGGGCAATCTGCTGCCGAAGAACCCGCGTGTTCCCTACGAGATCATCAACAAGCTGATGACCAAGCGCGAGATCTCCGGCGTCATCGACCAGGTCTACCGCCACTGCGGTCAGAAGGAGACGGTGATCTTCTGCGACCGCATCATGGCGCTCGGCTTCTACAACGCGTTCAAGGCCGGCATCTCGTTCGGCAAGGACGACATGGTCGTGCCGCACTCCAAGTGGAAGATCGTCGACACCACCCGTACGCTGGCGAAGGATTTCGAGCAGCAGTACAACGACGGTCTGATCACCCATGGCGAGAAGTACAACAAGGTCGTGGACGCCTGGTCGAAGGCCACGGAAGAAATCGCCAAGGCGATGATGAAGGAGATCTCCTCGACCAAGAAGACGGCGAGCGGGGCGGATGCCGACATCAACTCGATCTACATGATGGCTCACTCCGGTGCCCGCGGTTCGCCGGCCCAGATGCGCCAGCTCGCCGGCATGCGCGGCCTGATGGCCAAGCCGTCGGGCGAGATCATCGAGACGCCGATCATCTCGAACTTCAAGGAAGGCCTCTCGGTGCTCGAGTACTTCAACTCGACCCACGGCGCCCGCAAGGGCCTCGCGGACACCGCGTTGAAGACCGCGAACTCCGGCTACCTGACCCGTCGTCTCGTCGACGTCGCGCAGGATTGCATCATCACGCAGGACGATTGCGGCACCAAGCTCGGCATCAAGATGCGCGCCATCGTCGATGCCGGCACCGTGGTCGCTTCGCTCGGCTCGCGCATCCTCGGACGCACGGCCTGCGAAGACGTGCGTGACAGCACGGGCAAGGTGATCTTCAAGCGCGGTACGCTGATGGAAGAGAGCCATCTGGATGCCATCCATCAGGGCGGCGTCCAGGAGGTGAAGATCCGCTCGGCGCTGACCTGCGAACTCGTCAACGGCATCTGCGGCAAGTGCTACGGCCGCGATCTCGCTCGCGGCACGCCGGTCAACCATGGCGAAGCGGTCGGGGTCATCGCGGCCCAGTCGATCGGCGAGCCGGGCACCCAGCTCACCATGCGCACCTTCCACATCGGCGGTGCGGCGCAGCTGAACGAGCAATCTTTCGTCGAATCCAACTTCGACGGCAAGATCGTGATCAGGAACAAGGCCATCGCCCGCAACAGCGAAGGCCACCTGGTCGCGATGGTTCGCAACATGGTGATCGCGATCGTCGATGCCGACGGCACCGAGCGTGCGACGCACCGTATTCAGTACGGTTCGCGCCTGCACGTCGACGAGGGCGACATGGTCAAGCGCGGCCAGCGTATCGTCGAATGGGATCCCTACACCCGTCCGCTCCTCACCGAGGTCGAAGGCACCATCGGCTTCGAGGATCTGGTCGAGGGACAGTCGATCTCGGAAACGCTCGACGAGGCCACCGGTATCGCCAAGCGCGTGGTCATCGACTGGCGCTCGATGCGCGGCGGCGGGGACCTGCGTCCCGCCATCGTGATCAAGGGCAAGGACGGCAAGGTGCTCAAGCTCGCCCGTGGCGGCGATGCCCGCTACATGCTGTCGGTCGACGGCATTCTGTCGGTCGACGTCGGAGCCAAGGTCCAGGCGGGCGACATTCTCGCCCGTGTCTCGACCGAAAGCGCCAAGACGCGCGACATCACCGGCGGTCTGCCGCGGGTGGCGGAACTGTTCGAGGCTCGGCGTCCGAAGGATGCGGCGATCATCGCCGAAATCGCGGGCACCATCCGGTTTGGGCGCGACTACAAGAACAAGCGTCGCATCTCGATCGAGCCGATGGACAAGACCGACGAGCCGCGCGAGTACCTGATCCCGAAGGGCAAGCACATCCACCTTCAGGACGGCGACGTCGTCGAAAAGGGCGACTTCATCGTGGAAGGCAACCCGGCGCCGCACGACATTCTGGCGGTCAAGGGCATCGAGGAACTCGCGGCCTATCTGGTCAACGAAATCCAGGAGGTCTACCGGCTCCAGGGCGTGCTCATCAACGACAAGCACATCGAGGTGATCGTCCGTCAGATGCTCCAGAAGGTGGAAGTCACCGACCAGGGCGACACGGACATGATCTCGGGCGAGCAGATCGACAAGATCGAGTTCGACCAGATCAACGCGAAGGCCAAGGAAGAGGGCAAGAAGATCGCCACGGGAACGCCGGTTCTGCTCGGCATCACCAAGGCGAGCCTTCAGACCCGCTCCTTCTTCTCGGCAGCCTCGTTCCAGGAGACCACCCGCGTCCTCACGGAGGCGGCGGTCAACGGCAAGGTCGATCCGCTCGAAGGCCTCAAGGAGAACGTCATCGTCGGCCGGCTGATTCCGGCAGGCACCGGCGCCTCCATGGCGAAGATCCGCGAAGTCGCCGTGAAGCGCGACAAGATGATCCTCGACGAGCGCGAGAAGCAGGCGGCCGTCGTGCCGCCGGCGCCGGAAGTGGAGCCGATGGCGCTGCCACCTGCGGAATAA
- the rpoB gene encoding DNA-directed RNA polymerase subunit beta, which produces MAQQTFTGRKRVRKFFGHIKEVAEMPNLIEVQKASYDQFLMVDEPQGGRSDEGLQAVFRSVFPISDFSGTSMLEFVRYEFEPPKYDVDECRQRGMTFAAPLKVTLRLIVFDIDEETGAKSVKDIKEQDVYMGDIPLMTMNGTFIVNGTERVIVSQMHRSPGVFFDHDKGKTHSSGKLLFAARVIPYRGSWLDIEFDAKDIVYARIDRRRKLPVTSLMFALGLDGEAILSTFYKKIQYKRIKEGWRVPFDANRFRGYSTINDLIDADTGKVVLEAGKKLTVRGARQMQEKGLKALRLSDAELVGNYIAEDLVNPKTGEIHAEAGEEITDKSMKALNEQGYKELPLLDIDHVNVGAYIRNTLSADKNMTREDALFDIYRVMRPGEPPTLDSAQAMFQSLFFDAERYDLSAVGRVKMNMRLDLDAPDTQRTLRKEDILSVIKTLVDLRDGKGEIDDIDHLGNRRVRSVGELMENQYRIGLLRMERAIKERMSSVDIDTVMPQDLINAKPAAAAVREFFGSSQLSQFMDQTNPLSEITHKRRLSALGPGGLTRERAGFEVRDVHPTHYGRICPIETPEGPNIGLINSLATFARVNKYGFVETPYRKVKDGRVTDEVVYLSAMEEGRYTVAQANVPLDPKGRFTEDLVVCRHAGEVLPVTPDKVDYMDVSPKQLVSVAAALIPFLENDDANRALMGSNMQRQAVPLVRAEAPFVGTGMEGVVARDSGAAIAARRSGVIDQIDATRVVIRATEDLDPTKSGVDIYRLMKYQRSNQSTCINQRPLVKVGDIVKKGDIIADGPSTDLGELALGRNVLVAFMPWNGYNFEDSILLSERIVKEDVFTSIHIEEFEVMARDTKLGPEEITRDIPNVSEEALKNLDEAGIVYIGAEVRAGDILVGKITPKGESPMTPEEKLLRAIFGEKASDVRDTSLRVPPGVQGTIVEVRVFNRHGVDKDERALAIEREEIERLAKDRDDEQAILDRNVYNRLAELLEGRQGIAGPKGFKKDTKITRAVLEEYPKSQWWLFASPNDKLMAEIEAMRKQYDESKKGLEQRFLDKVEKLQRGDELPPGVMKMVKVFVAVKRKIQPGDKMAGRHGNKGVVSKIVPIEDMPFLEDGTHADIVLNPLGVPSRMNVGQILETHLGWACAGLGKRIGQTVDAYLSKQDIRPLKETLKKVYGEDETIKSLNDNELIELGHNLSRGVPIATPVFDGAKEADIEEMLKLAGLDASGQSTVYDGRTGDAFDRKVTVGYIYMLKLHHLVDDKIHARSIGPYSLVTQQPLGGKAQFGGQRFGEMEVWALEAYGAAYTLQEMLTVKSDDVAGRTKVYEAIVRGDDTFEAGIPESFNVLVKEMRSLGLNVDLHNSKVGPGTAEAAE; this is translated from the coding sequence ATGGCGCAGCAGACATTCACCGGTCGCAAACGCGTTCGCAAGTTCTTCGGACACATCAAGGAAGTGGCCGAGATGCCGAACCTCATCGAGGTTCAGAAGGCGTCCTATGATCAGTTCCTGATGGTCGACGAGCCCCAGGGCGGGCGGTCGGACGAGGGCTTGCAGGCGGTGTTCCGCTCGGTGTTCCCGATCTCCGACTTCTCGGGCACCTCGATGCTGGAATTCGTCCGCTACGAGTTCGAGCCGCCGAAATACGACGTCGACGAGTGCCGCCAGCGCGGCATGACCTTCGCGGCCCCCCTCAAGGTGACGCTGCGCCTCATCGTGTTCGATATCGACGAGGAAACCGGCGCGAAGTCGGTCAAGGACATCAAGGAGCAGGACGTCTACATGGGCGATATCCCGCTCATGACGATGAACGGCACCTTCATCGTCAACGGCACCGAGCGCGTCATCGTCTCGCAGATGCACCGTTCGCCGGGCGTGTTCTTCGACCACGACAAAGGCAAGACCCATTCGTCGGGCAAGCTGCTGTTCGCCGCCCGCGTGATCCCGTATCGCGGCTCCTGGCTCGACATCGAGTTCGATGCCAAGGACATCGTCTATGCGCGTATCGACCGTCGCCGCAAGCTTCCGGTGACGTCGCTGATGTTCGCGCTCGGTCTCGACGGCGAGGCGATCCTGAGCACCTTCTACAAGAAGATCCAGTACAAGCGGATCAAGGAAGGCTGGCGCGTTCCGTTCGACGCCAATCGTTTCCGCGGCTACTCGACCATCAACGACCTGATCGACGCCGATACCGGCAAGGTCGTGCTCGAAGCCGGCAAGAAGCTCACCGTGCGCGGTGCGCGTCAGATGCAGGAGAAGGGGCTGAAGGCGCTGCGCCTGTCGGATGCGGAGCTGGTCGGCAACTACATCGCCGAGGACCTCGTCAATCCCAAGACCGGCGAGATCCACGCGGAAGCCGGTGAAGAGATCACCGACAAGTCGATGAAGGCTCTCAACGAGCAGGGCTACAAGGAGTTGCCGCTGCTCGACATCGACCATGTCAATGTCGGCGCCTACATCCGCAACACGCTCTCGGCCGACAAGAACATGACGCGCGAGGACGCGCTGTTCGACATCTACCGCGTGATGCGTCCCGGCGAGCCGCCGACGCTGGATTCGGCGCAGGCAATGTTCCAGTCGCTGTTCTTCGACGCCGAGCGCTACGACCTCTCGGCGGTCGGCCGCGTCAAGATGAACATGCGCCTCGACCTCGATGCGCCCGACACCCAGCGCACGCTGCGCAAGGAAGACATCCTCTCCGTCATCAAGACGCTGGTGGATCTGCGCGACGGCAAGGGCGAGATCGACGATATCGACCATCTCGGCAACCGCCGTGTGCGTTCGGTCGGCGAGCTCATGGAGAACCAGTACCGCATCGGGTTGCTCCGCATGGAGCGCGCGATCAAGGAGCGCATGTCTTCGGTCGACATCGACACGGTCATGCCGCAGGACCTCATCAACGCCAAGCCGGCGGCCGCCGCCGTGCGCGAGTTCTTCGGCTCCTCGCAGCTCTCGCAGTTCATGGACCAGACCAACCCGCTGTCGGAGATCACCCACAAGCGCCGTCTCTCGGCGCTTGGACCGGGCGGTCTGACCCGCGAGCGCGCCGGCTTCGAGGTGCGCGACGTGCATCCGACGCATTACGGCCGCATCTGCCCGATCGAGACGCCGGAAGGTCCGAACATCGGCCTGATCAACTCGCTCGCGACCTTCGCGCGCGTGAACAAGTACGGCTTCGTCGAGACCCCTTACCGCAAGGTCAAGGACGGCCGCGTCACCGACGAGGTCGTGTACCTCTCGGCGATGGAAGAGGGCCGCTACACGGTCGCGCAGGCCAACGTGCCGCTCGATCCGAAGGGCCGCTTCACCGAAGATCTCGTGGTCTGCCGTCACGCCGGCGAAGTCTTGCCGGTGACCCCGGACAAGGTCGACTACATGGACGTATCGCCGAAGCAGCTCGTTTCGGTCGCAGCCGCGCTGATCCCGTTCCTCGAGAACGACGACGCCAACCGCGCGCTGATGGGCTCGAACATGCAGCGCCAGGCGGTGCCGCTGGTTCGCGCCGAAGCGCCGTTCGTCGGCACCGGCATGGAAGGCGTGGTTGCGCGTGACTCGGGTGCTGCGATCGCAGCGCGCCGTTCGGGCGTGATCGACCAGATCGACGCAACCCGCGTCGTCATCCGCGCCACGGAAGATCTCGATCCGACCAAGTCGGGCGTCGATATCTACCGGCTGATGAAGTACCAGCGCTCCAACCAGTCGACCTGCATCAACCAGCGTCCGCTGGTGAAGGTCGGCGACATCGTCAAGAAGGGCGACATCATCGCCGACGGTCCGTCGACCGATCTCGGCGAGCTCGCGCTCGGCCGGAACGTGCTGGTCGCGTTCATGCCGTGGAACGGCTACAACTTCGAAGACTCGATCCTGCTCTCCGAGCGGATCGTGAAGGAAGACGTGTTCACCTCGATTCATATCGAAGAGTTCGAGGTGATGGCCCGCGACACCAAGCTCGGACCCGAGGAAATCACCCGCGACATTCCGAACGTGTCGGAAGAAGCGCTGAAGAACCTCGACGAAGCCGGCATCGTGTACATCGGCGCGGAAGTGCGCGCCGGTGACATCCTGGTCGGCAAGATCACGCCGAAGGGCGAAAGCCCGATGACGCCGGAGGAAAAGCTCCTGCGCGCCATCTTCGGCGAGAAGGCTTCCGACGTCCGCGACACCTCGCTGCGTGTTCCTCCGGGCGTCCAGGGCACCATCGTCGAAGTGCGCGTGTTCAACCGGCACGGCGTCGACAAGGACGAGCGTGCGCTGGCGATCGAGCGGGAAGAGATCGAGCGTCTGGCCAAGGACCGCGACGACGAGCAGGCGATCCTGGACCGCAACGTCTACAACCGTCTTGCCGAGCTGCTCGAAGGACGGCAGGGCATCGCCGGTCCGAAGGGCTTCAAGAAGGACACCAAGATCACCCGTGCGGTGCTCGAGGAGTACCCGAAGTCGCAGTGGTGGCTGTTCGCTTCGCCGAACGACAAGCTGATGGCCGAGATCGAGGCCATGCGGAAGCAGTACGACGAGTCGAAGAAGGGGCTGGAACAGCGCTTCCTCGACAAGGTCGAAAAGCTTCAGCGCGGTGACGAATTGCCGCCCGGCGTGATGAAGATGGTCAAGGTCTTCGTCGCGGTGAAGCGCAAGATCCAGCCCGGCGACAAGATGGCCGGCCGCCACGGCAACAAGGGCGTGGTGTCGAAGATCGTGCCGATCGAGGACATGCCGTTCCTCGAAGACGGCACGCATGCCGACATCGTGCTCAATCCGCTCGGCGTGCCCTCGCGCATGAACGTCGGACAAATCCTCGAGACCCATCTCGGTTGGGCCTGTGCCGGCCTCGGCAAGCGTATCGGCCAGACGGTCGATGCCTATTTGTCGAAGCAGGACATCCGGCCGCTGAAGGAAACCTTGAAGAAGGTCTACGGCGAGGACGAGACGATCAAGTCGCTCAACGATAACGAGTTGATCGAGCTCGGCCACAATCTGAGCCGCGGCGTTCCGATCGCGACGCCGGTGTTCGACGGCGCCAAGGAAGCCGACATCGAGGAGATGCTGAAGCTTGCCGGTCTCGACGCTTCGGGCCAGTCGACCGTCTATGACGGCCGCACCGGCGATGCCTTCGATCGCAAGGTGACGGTGGGCTACATCTACATGCTCAAGCTGCACCATCTCGTCGACGACAAGATCCACGCGCGTTCGATCGGTCCCTACTCGCTCGTTACCCAGCAGCCGCTGGGCGGCAAGGCGCAGTTCGGCGGCCAGCGCTTCGGCGAAATGGAAGTGTGGGCGCTCGAGGCTTACGGCGCGGCGTACACGCTCCAGGAGATGCTGACCGTGAAGTCGGACGACGTCGCCGGCCGTACCAAGGTGTACGAGGCGATCGTGCGTGGCGACGACACCTTCGAGGCCGGTATTCCGGAATCGTTCAACGTGCTGGTCAAGGAAATGCGTTCGCTCGGCCTCAACGTCGATCTGCACAATTCCAAGGTCGGACCGGGAACGGCGGAAGCGGCCGAGTAA
- the rplL gene encoding 50S ribosomal protein L7/L12, with translation MADLQKIVDDLSSLTVLEAAELAKLLEEKWGVSAAAAVAVAGPAGGGAAAAPAEEKTEFTVVLAAAGDKKIEVIKEVRAITGLGLKEAKDLVEGAPKPVKEGVNKDEAEKLKAQLEKAGAKVELK, from the coding sequence ATGGCTGACCTGCAGAAGATCGTTGACGACCTCTCGAGCCTCACCGTGCTCGAAGCTGCCGAACTCGCGAAGCTCCTCGAAGAGAAGTGGGGCGTTTCGGCTGCCGCGGCTGTCGCCGTGGCCGGCCCGGCTGGTGGTGGCGCTGCCGCCGCTCCGGCCGAAGAGAAGACCGAGTTCACGGTCGTTCTTGCCGCCGCCGGCGACAAGAAGATCGAGGTCATCAAGGAAGTCCGCGCCATCACCGGCCTGGGCCTCAAGGAAGCAAAGGACCTCGTTGAGGGCGCGCCGAAGCCTGTCAAGGAAGGCGTGAACAAGGACGAAGCCGAGAAGCTCAAGGCCCAGCTCGAGAAGGCTGGCGCGAAGGTCGAGCTCAAGTAA
- the rplJ gene encoding 50S ribosomal protein L10 — protein MERAAKKEAVEQLNGVFKTTSVAVVAQYSGLTVAQMQKLRSQMKQAGASVKVSKNRLAKIALEGTDVVAIGPMLKGPTVIATSDDPVAAPKVAVEFAKANEKFVIIGGSMGKTVLNVDGVKALASLPSLDELRAKIVGLLVAPATKIAQLANAPAGKLARVIQAYASKGEAA, from the coding sequence GTGGAACGAGCGGCAAAAAAGGAAGCGGTCGAACAGCTCAATGGGGTCTTCAAGACCACGAGCGTCGCGGTCGTTGCCCAATATTCCGGCCTGACCGTTGCCCAGATGCAGAAGCTGCGCTCGCAGATGAAGCAGGCTGGCGCCTCGGTGAAGGTCTCGAAGAACCGTCTCGCCAAAATTGCTCTTGAAGGCACTGACGTCGTTGCCATCGGCCCCATGCTGAAGGGACCGACCGTGATCGCCACTTCGGACGATCCGGTAGCGGCGCCAAAGGTCGCCGTCGAATTCGCCAAGGCGAACGAAAAGTTCGTCATCATTGGCGGCTCGATGGGAAAGACCGTCCTGAATGTCGACGGCGTGAAGGCACTTGCCTCGCTGCCGTCGCTTGACGAACTGCGCGCCAAGATCGTCGGCCTGCTTGTGGCCCCGGCGACCAAGATCGCTCAGCTCGCCAACGCGCCCGCGGGCAAGCTCGCGCGCGTCATCCAGGCTTATGCCTCAAAGGGCGAAGCGGCCTGA
- a CDS encoding 2-hydroxyacid dehydrogenase, whose protein sequence is MTDKVLIYSRFPKTMMARFAERFELLDTGGKPAREMFSAAALGDIRAVLTAGGTPLGAEAMDLFPKLGAIVCYGTGYDGVDLKAAAARNIAVGHSPGANAASVADIAMTLMLAATRRILVADQYVRSGDWAASKPSPMMRPQAGMPGRRIGVYGMGEIGRKIAARCASFESEIGYFSRSKYDLPYQYFPTLEALADWCSVLMIAVRAGAETQHAVSADILKRLGPDGYVVNISRGSVIDEKALVVALTEKTIAGAGLDVYDKEPHAPDALTALPNVVFAPHIGGHTLESHVAMQSCVLANLTAFFEGGPLPYGVK, encoded by the coding sequence ATGACTGACAAGGTCCTGATCTACTCGCGCTTTCCCAAGACGATGATGGCGCGCTTCGCCGAGCGGTTCGAGCTGCTCGACACCGGCGGCAAGCCGGCGCGGGAGATGTTTTCGGCCGCCGCGCTCGGCGATATCCGTGCAGTGCTCACCGCCGGCGGCACGCCGCTGGGCGCGGAGGCGATGGACCTGTTTCCGAAGCTCGGCGCCATCGTCTGCTACGGCACTGGCTATGACGGTGTTGACCTGAAGGCCGCTGCCGCCCGCAACATTGCGGTCGGCCATAGCCCGGGTGCCAATGCGGCCTCGGTCGCCGACATCGCGATGACCCTGATGCTCGCGGCCACGCGGCGAATTCTGGTTGCCGACCAGTACGTCCGAAGCGGCGATTGGGCAGCGTCAAAGCCCTCGCCGATGATGCGCCCGCAGGCCGGGATGCCGGGCCGCCGCATCGGCGTCTACGGCATGGGCGAGATCGGCCGCAAGATCGCGGCGCGCTGCGCATCCTTCGAGAGCGAAATCGGCTATTTCAGCCGCAGCAAATACGATCTGCCCTATCAATATTTCCCGACGCTGGAGGCGTTGGCCGACTGGTGCAGCGTTCTGATGATCGCGGTCCGGGCAGGAGCCGAGACCCAGCATGCCGTCAGCGCCGATATCCTCAAGCGCCTCGGGCCGGACGGTTACGTCGTCAACATCTCCCGCGGCTCGGTGATCGACGAGAAAGCCCTGGTGGTGGCGCTCACCGAGAAGACCATCGCCGGAGCCGGTCTCGACGTCTACGACAAGGAACCGCACGCTCCGGACGCGCTGACGGCGCTGCCCAACGTCGTGTTCGCTCCCCATATCGGGGGCCACACCCTCGAATCGCACGTCGCCATGCAGAGCTGCGTGCTGGCGAACCTGACCGCGTTTTTCGAGGGCGGGCCGCTGCCTTACGGGGTCAAATGA
- the rplA gene encoding 50S ribosomal protein L1 has translation MAIGKRLNKAREGIDREKLYPLADAIKMVKERAKAKFDETIEVAINLGVDPRHADQMVRGVVTLPNGTGRTLRVGVFARGAKADEAKAAGADVVGAEDLVEKVQNGTIDFDRCIATPDMMPLVGRLGKVLGPRGLMPNPKIGTVTMDVTGAVKGAKGGSVEFRVEKAGILQAGVGKASFTEEKLVENIKALADAVSKAKPAGSKGTYIQRVAVSSSMGPGVKVEPGTILG, from the coding sequence ATGGCAATCGGAAAGCGTTTGAACAAAGCCCGCGAAGGTATTGATCGCGAAAAACTTTACCCGCTCGCGGACGCCATCAAGATGGTCAAGGAACGCGCGAAAGCGAAGTTCGACGAGACCATCGAGGTCGCGATCAATCTCGGCGTCGATCCGCGTCACGCTGATCAGATGGTCCGCGGTGTCGTGACCCTGCCGAACGGCACCGGCCGTACGCTCCGCGTGGGCGTGTTCGCCCGCGGCGCCAAGGCCGACGAGGCCAAGGCTGCCGGAGCCGATGTCGTCGGCGCCGAGGACCTGGTCGAGAAGGTGCAAAACGGCACGATCGATTTCGACCGCTGTATCGCAACCCCCGACATGATGCCGCTGGTCGGCCGCCTCGGTAAGGTGCTCGGCCCGCGCGGCCTGATGCCGAACCCGAAGATCGGCACCGTGACCATGGACGTCACCGGCGCCGTAAAGGGCGCCAAGGGCGGCTCGGTCGAGTTCCGCGTCGAGAAGGCCGGCATCCTGCAGGCTGGCGTCGGCAAGGCCTCGTTCACCGAGGAAAAACTGGTCGAGAACATCAAGGCTCTGGCTGACGCTGTCTCCAAGGCCAAGCCGGCCGGTTCCAAGGGCACCTACATCCAGCGCGTTGCGGTGTCTTCGTCGATGGGCCCCGGCGTGAAGGTCGAGCCGGGCACCATTCTCGGCTAA